The Streptococcus mitis genome has a segment encoding these proteins:
- a CDS encoding GNAT family N-acetyltransferase, with protein sequence MEIRLAFPNEVNAIMQVIEDAKKCLADAGSDQWQNGYPNADIIIEDIISGQAYVALEDGELLAYAAVTKSPEAAYEAIYEGKWQAGESEYLVFHRIAVAADVQGQGVAQTFLEGLIEGFDYLDFRSDTHAENKAMQHIFEKLGFKQVGKVPVDGERLAYQKLKK encoded by the coding sequence ATGGAGATTCGTTTAGCTTTTCCAAATGAAGTAAATGCCATCATGCAGGTGATTGAGGATGCTAAAAAATGTTTAGCAGATGCTGGTAGTGACCAGTGGCAAAATGGTTATCCAAATGCTGATATTATTATTGAAGATATTATCTCAGGTCAAGCCTATGTAGCCTTGGAAGATGGAGAATTACTAGCCTATGCTGCTGTAACCAAGAGTCCAGAGGCAGCCTATGAAGCCATTTATGAAGGAAAATGGCAAGCTGGAGAGTCAGAGTACCTAGTCTTTCACCGTATTGCTGTGGCAGCAGATGTCCAGGGGCAGGGGGTTGCTCAGACTTTCCTAGAGGGCTTGATTGAAGGTTTTGACTATCTAGATTTTCGCTCAGATACGCATGCTGAAAACAAAGCTATGCAACATATTTTTGAAAAACTCGGTTTTAAACAGGTTGGTAAGGTTCCAGTTGATGGCGAACGCTTGGCCTATCAAAAATTGAAGAAATAA
- a CDS encoding DUF1836 domain-containing protein, which yields MKTTFSYPKWAEIPNIDLYLDQVLLYVNQVCAPISPDKDKGLTASMVNNYVKHGYLTKPDKKKYQRQQIARLIAITTLKSVFSIQEIAQTLNTLQSQASSDQLYDAFVNYMNQGIDPANPIIQTSCQTVKLYHQTLALIHHTQEEVIR from the coding sequence ATGAAAACTACCTTTTCCTACCCAAAATGGGCAGAAATCCCAAATATTGACCTCTATCTGGACCAGGTTTTACTCTATGTCAATCAGGTCTGCGCCCCTATCTCTCCTGATAAAGACAAGGGCCTGACAGCATCTATGGTCAACAATTATGTCAAACATGGTTACCTGACAAAGCCTGACAAGAAAAAATACCAACGCCAACAGATTGCCCGTCTGATTGCTATCACAACCCTCAAGTCTGTATTTTCTATTCAAGAAATCGCTCAGACACTTAATACTCTCCAAAGTCAAGCAAGTTCAGACCAACTCTACGATGCTTTTGTAAACTACATGAACCAAGGAATTGACCCAGCTAACCCCATTATCCAAACCAGCTGCCAAACCGTTAAACTCTATCATCAAACTCTAGCCTTAATCCATCATACTCAAGAGGAGGTAATCCGATGA
- the trhA gene encoding PAQR family membrane homeostasis protein TrhA, translated as MNTSLKLSKQLSFGEEIANSVTHAVGAVIMLILLPISSTYSYETHGFLSSIGVSIFVISLFLMFLSSTIYHSMAYGSTHKYVLRIIDHSMIYVAIAGSYTPVVLTLMNNWFGYLIIAIQWGTTIFGILYKIFAKKVNEKFSLALYLIMGWLVLTIIPAIISQTTPIFWSLMVTGGLCYTVGAGFYAKKKPYFHMIWHLFILAASALQYIAIVYYM; from the coding sequence ATGAACACTAGTCTTAAACTCAGCAAACAACTCAGTTTTGGAGAGGAGATTGCTAATAGCGTGACCCATGCCGTAGGTGCAGTCATCATGCTCATCTTACTACCTATTTCATCCACCTATAGTTATGAGACACACGGATTTTTATCATCTATCGGTGTCTCCATTTTCGTTATTAGTCTCTTTCTCATGTTCCTCTCATCCACCATTTACCACTCTATGGCCTATGGTTCGACCCACAAATATGTCTTGCGAATCATCGACCATTCTATGATTTATGTTGCCATTGCTGGCTCTTATACACCTGTCGTACTGACTTTGATGAATAACTGGTTTGGCTATCTAATTATTGCCATCCAGTGGGGAACGACCATCTTTGGTATTCTCTATAAAATCTTTGCTAAAAAAGTCAATGAGAAATTTAGCCTTGCTCTTTACCTGATTATGGGCTGGTTGGTTCTGACTATCATTCCTGCCATTATCAGTCAAACGACACCCATTTTCTGGAGTCTCATGGTCACTGGCGGACTCTGTTATACAGTTGGAGCTGGATTTTACGCCAAGAAAAAACCTTATTTCCACATGATTTGGCATCTCTTCATCCTAGCTGCGTCCGCACTCCAATACATCGCCATTGTTTATTACATGTAA
- the pdxT gene encoding pyridoxal 5'-phosphate synthase glutaminase subunit PdxT, which produces MKIGILALQGAFAEHAKVLDKLGVDNVEIRNLDDFQQHQSDLSGLILPGGESTTMGKLLRDQDMLIPIREAILSGLPVFGTCAGLILLAKEIASQEESHLGTMDMVVERNAFGRQLGSFYTEAECKGVGSIPMTFIRGPIISSVGEDVEILATVDNQIVAAQEKNMLVTSFHPELTDDVRLHQYFINMCKEKS; this is translated from the coding sequence ATGAAAATCGGAATATTGGCCTTGCAAGGTGCTTTTGCAGAACATGCAAAAGTACTAGATAAATTGGGCGTAGACAATGTCGAAATCAGAAATCTAGATGATTTTCAGCAACATCAGAGTGATTTGTCGGGTTTGATATTACCTGGAGGTGAGTCTACAACCATGGGCAAGCTCTTACGAGACCAGGACATGCTGATTCCCATTCGAGAAGCCATTCTCTCTGGACTTCCAGTGTTTGGGACCTGTGCGGGTTTAATTTTGCTGGCTAAGGAAATTGCTTCTCAGGAAGAGAGTCATCTAGGAACTATGGATATGGTGGTCGAGCGCAATGCTTTTGGGCGCCAACTAGGAAGTTTCTATACTGAAGCAGAATGTAAGGGAGTTGGTAGTATTCCAATGACCTTTATCCGTGGTCCGATTATCAGCAGTGTTGGAGAAGATGTAGAAATTCTAGCAACAGTTGATAATCAAATCGTTGCAGCCCAAGAAAAAAATATGTTGGTAACTTCTTTTCATCCTGAATTGACTGATGATGTGCGCTTGCACCAGTACTTTATCAATATGTGTAAAGAAAAAAGTTGA
- the pdxS gene encoding pyridoxal 5'-phosphate synthase lyase subunit PdxS, which yields MIENRYELNKNLAQMLKGGVIMDVQNPEQARIAEAAGAAAVMALERIPADIRAAGGVSRMSDPKMIKEIQEAVSIPVMAKVRIGHFVEAQILEAIEIDYIDESEVLSPADDRFHVDKKEFQVPFVCGAKDLGEALRRIAEGASMIRTKGEPGTGDIVQAVRHMRMMNQEIRRIQNLRVDELYVAAKDLQVPVELVQYVHEHGKLPVVNFAAGGVATPADAALMMQLGAEGVFVGSGIFKSGDPVKRASAIVKAVTNFRNPQILAQISEDLGEAMVGINENEIQILMAERGK from the coding sequence ATGATTGAAAATCGTTATGAACTAAATAAAAACTTGGCACAGATGCTCAAGGGTGGAGTTATCATGGACGTTCAGAACCCTGAACAGGCCCGTATTGCAGAAGCTGCTGGTGCGGCTGCTGTTATGGCCTTGGAACGAATTCCGGCTGATATCCGTGCGGCTGGTGGTGTTTCCCGTATGAGTGATCCAAAGATGATTAAGGAAATCCAAGAAGCGGTTAGTATTCCAGTAATGGCCAAGGTCAGAATCGGGCATTTTGTTGAAGCTCAGATTTTAGAGGCTATTGAGATTGACTATATCGATGAGAGTGAAGTTTTATCTCCAGCAGACGACCGTTTCCATGTGGACAAAAAAGAATTCCAAGTTCCTTTTGTCTGTGGGGCTAAGGATTTGGGGGAAGCCTTGCGTCGTATCGCTGAAGGTGCTTCTATGATTCGTACCAAAGGAGAACCGGGTACGGGGGATATCGTCCAAGCTGTTCGTCATATGCGTATGATGAATCAGGAAATTCGCCGCATTCAAAATCTACGTGTGGACGAACTTTATGTTGCTGCGAAGGATTTGCAAGTCCCTGTAGAATTGGTTCAATACGTCCATGAACATGGAAAATTGCCAGTTGTAAATTTTGCTGCTGGAGGTGTTGCAACGCCAGCAGATGCTGCGCTGATGATGCAATTAGGGGCAGAGGGTGTCTTTGTCGGTTCAGGTATTTTTAAGTCAGGAGATCCTGTTAAACGAGCGAGTGCTATTGTCAAAGCGGTGACTAACTTCCGTAATCCTCAAATTCTAGCTCAAATCTCTGAAGATTTAGGAGAAGCCATGGTTGGTATCAATGAAAATGAAATCCAAATCCTCATGGCTGAGCGAGGAAAATAG
- the nox gene encoding H2O-forming NADH oxidase: MSKIVVVGANHAGTACINTMLDNFGNENEIVVFDQNSNISFLGCGMALWIGEQIDGAEGLFYSDKEKLEAKGAKVYMNSPVLSIDYDNKVVTAEVEGKEHKESYEKLIFATGSTPILPPIEGVEIVKGNREFKATLENVQFVKLYQNAEEVINKLADKSQHLDRIAVVGGGYIGVELAEAFERLGKEVVLVDIVDTVLNGYYDKDFTQMMAKNLEDHNIRLALGQTVKAIEGDGKVERLITDKETFDVDMVILAVGFRPNTALADGKIELFRNGAFLVDKKQETSIPGVYAVGDCATVYDNARKDTSYIALASNAVRTGIVGAYNACGHELEGIGVQGSNGISIYGLHMVSTGLTLEKAKAAGYNATETGFNDLQKPEFMKHDNHEVAIKIVFDKDSREILGAQMVSHDSAISMGIHMFSLAIQEHVTIDKLALTDLFFLPHFNKPYNYITMAALTAEK, translated from the coding sequence ATGAGTAAAATCGTTGTAGTTGGTGCTAACCACGCTGGTACAGCATGTATTAATACTATGTTGGATAATTTTGGCAATGAGAACGAAATTGTTGTATTCGACCAAAACTCTAACATCTCTTTCCTAGGATGTGGAATGGCTCTTTGGATTGGTGAACAAATTGATGGTGCTGAAGGCTTGTTCTATTCTGATAAAGAAAAATTGGAAGCTAAAGGTGCTAAGGTATACATGAATTCACCAGTTCTTTCAATCGACTATGATAACAAAGTAGTTACAGCAGAAGTTGAAGGGAAAGAGCACAAAGAATCATACGAGAAATTGATTTTCGCTACAGGTTCTACACCAATCTTGCCACCAATCGAAGGTGTTGAAATTGTTAAAGGAAACCGCGAATTTAAAGCAACTCTTGAAAATGTACAATTCGTTAAATTGTACCAAAACGCTGAAGAAGTTATCAATAAACTTGCTGACAAGAGCCAGCACCTTGACCGTATCGCCGTTGTTGGTGGTGGTTACATCGGTGTTGAACTTGCTGAAGCCTTTGAGCGTCTTGGAAAAGAAGTTGTCCTTGTTGATATCGTTGATACTGTCTTGAACGGTTACTATGACAAGGACTTTACACAAATGATGGCGAAGAACTTGGAAGACCACAACATCCGCTTGGCGCTTGGTCAAACTGTTAAAGCAATTGAGGGTGACGGTAAAGTTGAACGCTTGATTACTGATAAAGAAACTTTCGATGTGGATATGGTTATCCTTGCAGTTGGTTTCCGTCCAAATACAGCACTTGCTGATGGTAAAATTGAACTCTTCCGCAACGGTGCTTTCCTTGTAGACAAGAAACAAGAAACATCTATCCCAGGCGTTTATGCTGTAGGTGACTGTGCGACTGTTTATGACAACGCTCGTAAAGACACTAGCTACATCGCTCTTGCTTCAAATGCTGTTCGTACTGGTATCGTTGGTGCATATAACGCTTGTGGCCATGAATTGGAAGGAATCGGTGTTCAAGGTTCAAATGGTATCTCAATCTACGGTCTTCACATGGTTTCAACTGGTTTGACTCTTGAAAAAGCTAAAGCTGCTGGTTACAACGCAACTGAAACAGGCTTTAACGATCTTCAAAAACCAGAATTTATGAAGCATGACAACCATGAAGTTGCCATCAAGATTGTCTTTGACAAAGATAGCCGTGAAATTCTTGGTGCACAAATGGTTTCACACGATTCTGCAATCAGCATGGGAATCCACATGTTCTCACTTGCTATCCAAGAGCATGTGACAATTGATAAATTGGCATTGACAGACTTATTCTTCTTGCCACACTTCAACAAACCATATAACTACATCACAATGGCTGCACTTACAGCTGAAAAATAA
- a CDS encoding FAD:protein FMN transferase, which yields MPLSSHSERLMGTTITISLVDERSDILLQKSFDLLRELEYRFNANSQESELMEINYQAGIAPVKVHPDLFELISLGLEHSLAPSSHLNISIGPLIQTWRIGFSDAKVAQPQEIESVLPLINPHSIELDSSTSTVFLKQKGMKIDLGCLAKGYSADKVAQFLREEGVTSALINLGGNILTIGKNQARGNQPWQIGIQDPANPRGNHLMTIPVVNKSVVTSGIYERHLTIDGKDYHHIFDSQTGYPVETELASLTIISEKSVDGEIWTTRFFGERPASILWQVESLEGIEAILIDKEGHLSCSSGIPTL from the coding sequence TTGCCTCTTAGTTCACATTCTGAACGGCTAATGGGGACTACTATCACTATTTCATTAGTAGATGAGCGATCTGATATCTTGCTCCAAAAATCTTTTGATTTGCTCAGAGAACTTGAATACCGCTTCAATGCCAATAGCCAAGAATCTGAGTTGATGGAGATTAATTATCAAGCTGGAATAGCTCCTGTCAAAGTCCATCCAGACCTGTTTGAACTGATTTCACTTGGATTAGAACATAGCCTAGCGCCCTCTAGTCATCTCAACATCAGCATTGGTCCCTTGATTCAAACCTGGCGTATCGGTTTTTCAGATGCCAAAGTAGCGCAACCCCAAGAAATTGAATCGGTGCTACCTTTAATCAATCCTCATTCTATAGAGTTAGATTCTTCCACTTCCACTGTATTCTTGAAACAGAAAGGAATGAAGATCGATCTTGGTTGTTTAGCCAAGGGTTATAGTGCGGATAAAGTTGCCCAATTTCTTAGAGAAGAGGGAGTGACATCTGCCTTGATCAATCTGGGAGGGAATATCCTGACTATTGGAAAAAATCAGGCAAGAGGAAATCAGCCTTGGCAAATTGGGATTCAAGACCCAGCTAATCCTAGGGGAAATCACTTAATGACCATCCCTGTTGTCAATAAATCTGTCGTGACTTCAGGCATTTATGAACGTCACCTAACAATCGATGGAAAAGATTACCATCACATTTTTGACAGTCAAACAGGATATCCTGTTGAAACAGAACTTGCTAGTCTGACAATCATCTCTGAAAAATCAGTCGATGGTGAAATCTGGACAACTCGATTCTTTGGAGAAAGACCTGCCTCTATCCTCTGGCAAGTCGAAAGTTTGGAGGGAATAGAAGCTATCCTCATCGATAAAGAAGGTCACTTAAGCTGTTCTTCAGGAATTCCTACTCTATAG
- a CDS encoding NADPH-dependent FMN reductase, with amino-acid sequence MLKLIAIVGTNSKRSTNRQLLQYMQKHFAEKAEIELVEIKDIPVFNKPADKQVPVEILEIAAKIEEADGVIIGTPEYDHSIPAVLMSALAWLSYGIYPLLNKPIMITGASYGTLGSSRAQLQLRQILNAPEIKASVLPDEFLLSHSLQAFNPSGDLVDLDVIKKLDATFDDFRIFVKITEKLRNAQALLRKDAEDFDWENL; translated from the coding sequence ATGTTAAAACTTATTGCTATTGTTGGAACAAATTCAAAACGTTCTACAAACCGCCAATTGCTTCAATACATGCAAAAACACTTTGCTGAAAAAGCTGAAATTGAGCTTGTTGAAATTAAAGACATCCCTGTCTTCAACAAACCAGCTGACAAGCAAGTACCTGTTGAAATTCTAGAAATTGCTGCTAAAATTGAAGAGGCAGATGGCGTTATTATCGGTACTCCTGAGTATGACCACTCTATCCCAGCTGTTTTGATGAGCGCTCTTGCTTGGTTGTCATACGGTATTTACCCTCTTTTGAATAAACCAATCATGATTACTGGTGCTTCTTACGGTACGCTTGGTTCATCACGTGCCCAATTACAACTTCGCCAAATCTTGAATGCTCCAGAAATTAAAGCAAGTGTCCTTCCAGATGAATTCTTGCTTTCACATTCTCTTCAAGCTTTCAACCCAAGTGGAGACCTAGTAGATCTTGATGTTATCAAAAAATTGGATGCTACTTTTGACGACTTCCGTATCTTTGTAAAAATCACAGAAAAATTGCGCAATGCACAAGCACTACTTCGTAAAGATGCAGAAGACTTTGACTGGGAAAATTTGTAA
- a CDS encoding NAD(P)H-dependent oxidoreductase, producing MKFVGLVGSNYDQSYNRKLLEFIRRHFKLKFELEVLEIDEVPMFNQDEKWDESFQLRLLYNRITRADGVIIATPEHNHTISASLKSVLEWLSYEVHPFENKPVMIVGASYYDQGTSRAQVHLRKILDAPGVNAYTLPGNEFLLGKAKEAFDVNGNIINEGTVNFLETCLDNFVKYVGVVSKLKKPKPIEPEDLYCTNSIATTIQGVDPDDPEWVEKAAELVGAVSGDTYVKLDHGILTVNQIDMFLKAMPFELTFADDNNQFLYFNNAHQDPDTMFGKRVRAQSGNRLGTVHGTLPDSRMKNVEWVVGVLRNGDQEYVRTIVPGTPEGVINTHNYQAMYYPDGSYAGINEIIFNFQPWLDWYLNTTGQRLVGGNAAAPAGGHGGADATSGASDAGDAGGHGGGADATSGASN from the coding sequence ATGAAATTTGTTGGACTTGTAGGATCAAACTACGATCAATCATATAACCGTAAACTCTTGGAATTCATCCGTCGTCACTTCAAACTCAAATTTGAATTAGAAGTTCTTGAAATTGACGAAGTTCCAATGTTTAACCAAGACGAAAAATGGGACGAAAGTTTCCAATTACGTCTTTTGTATAACAGAATTACACGTGCTGATGGTGTCATTATCGCTACTCCTGAGCACAACCACACAATCTCAGCTTCTCTTAAATCTGTTCTTGAATGGCTTTCATATGAAGTTCATCCATTTGAAAACAAACCAGTCATGATTGTGGGTGCTTCTTACTATGACCAAGGTACTTCTCGTGCTCAAGTTCACCTTCGTAAGATTCTTGACGCTCCAGGTGTCAATGCCTACACACTTCCTGGAAATGAATTCCTTCTTGGTAAAGCCAAAGAAGCTTTTGATGTTAATGGGAATATCATAAATGAAGGAACTGTTAATTTCCTTGAAACATGCTTGGACAACTTTGTAAAATATGTGGGAGTCGTTTCAAAATTGAAAAAACCAAAACCAATTGAACCAGAAGATTTATATTGTACAAATTCAATTGCAACTACCATCCAAGGTGTTGATCCAGATGATCCTGAATGGGTAGAAAAAGCAGCTGAGCTTGTTGGAGCTGTCTCTGGAGATACTTACGTTAAATTAGACCATGGTATCTTGACAGTTAACCAAATTGATATGTTCTTGAAAGCAATGCCATTTGAATTGACATTTGCAGATGATAACAATCAATTCTTGTACTTTAATAACGCACACCAAGACCCAGATACAATGTTTGGTAAACGTGTACGTGCTCAATCAGGAAATAGATTAGGAACAGTACACGGTACATTACCAGATTCTAGAATGAAAAACGTTGAATGGGTTGTCGGTGTATTGCGTAACGGAGATCAAGAATATGTCCGTACAATTGTGCCAGGAACACCTGAAGGTGTTATTAATACCCATAATTACCAAGCAATGTACTATCCAGATGGTTCATATGCTGGAATTAATGAAATTATCTTTAATTTCCAACCATGGCTTGACTGGTACCTCAATACAACTGGTCAACGTTTAGTCGGTGGAAATGCTGCAGCTCCTGCTGGAGGACATGGCGGAGCAGATGCCACATCTGGAGCTTCTGATGCAGGTGATGCCGGTGGTCACGGTGGTGGCGCAGACGCTACATCTGGCGCAAGTAACTAA
- a CDS encoding DUF896 family protein, which yields MDQKKIDRINELAKKKKTEGLTPEEKVEQAKLREEYIEGYRRSVRHHIEGIKIVDEEGNDVTPEKLRQVQREKGLHGRSLDDPNS from the coding sequence ATGGATCAGAAAAAAATTGATCGTATCAACGAGCTTGCTAAAAAGAAAAAAACAGAAGGCTTGACCCCAGAAGAAAAAGTAGAACAAGCCAAACTACGTGAGGAGTACATCGAAGGTTATCGTCGCTCTGTTCGTCACCACATTGAGGGAATCAAAATTGTGGACGAAGAAGGAAACGATGTTACACCAGAAAAATTACGTCAAGTCCAACGTGAAAAAGGTTTACATGGCCGTAGTCTCGATGATCCAAATTCATAA